Proteins found in one Salminus brasiliensis chromosome 13, fSalBra1.hap2, whole genome shotgun sequence genomic segment:
- the LOC140575236 gene encoding extracellular calcium-sensing receptor-like yields the protein MAHHACLLTFWFLLNMPMWCQSTNNEKCIYQGEEGTQSFYQDGDVVLGGLFPLHYSPVTTVWSFQSKPPPTEYKYFGARALRWMRTMTFAVNEINQRQDLLPNLSLGYHIRDSCDEIPLSVKGSLVLVNGQPETGQGTSCADVRRQPSPVIVGDAASGVSMAVLRTLGSFSVPLVSYFSSCSCLSNKKEFPSFMRTMPSDEFQIKALARLVHYFQWTWVGLIGVESDYARFAIQLFIKESARYNVCPAYVHIFPVFLSKEALKELMNTIHSSTATVIVNFAVETDMRTILKECKRQNMTHLQWIASEAWATSKALWGDFSKILQGTLGFAIRKAEIPNLSSYLRELNTSSLQVSHFLTEFWEETFNCRVNGSSNTHIHKEEVKNRELCSGRERLDDVYTSYADVTQLRVSYNVYKAVYLIAHALHDMSTCVPGKGPFQNGTCGSLNPLLPWQLLSYMKRTNFTTLGENVRFDENGDPIASYDLMNWQVAKDGSLMLVKVGFFDASLREDKDLAINESVITWHRGNKAPESVCSKSCLPGTRKARRKGEPICCFDCIPCGEGEISNETDSIDCLRCSKEMWPNQAKDQCMPKTLEYLSFQEPLGIVLWAVSTFGACLSAAVLCVFVIYRQTPVIRGNNMELSFLLLLFLCACFLSGLTFIGRPTNWLCQIRYTAFGISFALCIACILAKTVVVLMAFRATLPGSNVMKWFGPAQQRLSLILCSCVQALICIIWLTSKPPSAAYNTEFMSATIIVECNVGSEIGFWCVLGYIGLLACMCFLIAFFARKLPDNYNEAKFITFSLLIFFAVWITFIPVYVSTRGKYMVAVHVFAILASAFGLLLCIFAPKCYVVLLRPDKNSRKHMMKK from the exons ATGGCACACCATGCTTGTCTGCTCACATTCTGGTTTCTTCTGAACATGCCTATGTGGTGTCAGTCCACAAACAATGAAAAGTGCATCTATCAAGGAGAAGAGGGAACCCAAAGTTTCTACCAGGATGGAGATGTGGTTCTGGGGGGCTTGTTCCCCCTGCACTACAGCCCGGTGACAACAGTGTGGTCTTTCCAAAGCAAACCTCCACCTACTGAGTACAAGTA CTTTGGTGCTCGAGCCCTCAGATGGATGAGGACAATGACCTTTGCTGTGAATGAGATAAACCAGAGGCAGGACCTGTTACCAAACCTGTCTCTGGGCTACCACATTCGGGACAGCTGTGATGAGATACCCTTGTCGGTGAAGGGGTCGCTGGTCTTGGTGAATGGGCAGCCAGAGACAGGACAAGGAACCAGCTGTGCAGATGTACGCAGACAGCCCTCTCCAGTTATTGTGGGAGATGCTGCATCAGGGGTTTCTATGGCTGTGCTGAGAACATTGGGCTCATTCAGTGTTCCTTTG GTGAGTTACTTTTCCTCTTGCTCTTGTCTGAGTAACAAGAAGGAGTTCCCCTCTTTTATGCGGACGATGCCAAGTGATGAGTTTCAGATTAAAGCTCTAGCAAGGCTGGTCCATTATTTCCAGTGGACCTGGGTGGGGCTCATAGGTGTGGAGTCAGACTATGCTCGCTTTGCCATTCAGCTCTTCATAAAGGAATCAGCCAGGTATAATGTGTGCCCTGCATATGTGCACATCTTCCCTGTCTTTCTGTCCAAAGAGGCACTAAAAGAGCTGATGAATACCATCCATTCTTCCACGGCAACAGTCATAGTCAACTTTGCTGTGGAGACAGACATGCGGACCATCTTGAAAGAGTGCAAGCGACAAAACATGACCCATCTGCAGTGGATTGCCAGTGAAGCCTGGGCCACATCGAAGGCCCTGTGGGGTGATTTCAGTAAAATCTTGCAGGGAACACTGGGGTTCGCCATACGGAAAGCAGAAATCCCAAACCTAAGCAGCTACCTCAGAGAGTTGAACACCTCCAGCCTTCAAGTTTCTCATTTCTTAACTGAGTTTTGGGAGGAAACTTTTAACTGTCGGGTCAATGGATCCtcaaacactcatatacacaaaGAGGAGGTGAAGAACAGGGAACTTTGCAGTGGTAGAGAGAGGCTGGATGATGTATACACATCCTATGCAGATGTGACCCAGCTTAGAGTGAGCTACAATGTATACAAGGCCGTATACCTAATAGCTCATGCCTTGCATGATATGAGCACATGTGTTCCAGGGAAAGGCCCTTTTCAGAATGGGACTTGTGGTAGCCTGAATCCCCTTCTGCCATGGCAG CTTCTCAGCTACATGAAAAGAACAAACTTTACAACACTGGGAGAAAATGTCCGCTTTGATGAGAATGGGGACCCCATCGCCTCTTATGATTTGATGAACTGGCAAGTGGCAAAAGATGGCTCTCTTATGCTGGTCAAGGTGGGATTCTTTGATGCCTCACTGAGAGAGGACAAAGACTTGGCCATTAATGAATCTGTGATTACATGGCACAGAGGAAACAAG GCACCAGAATCTGTGTGCAGCAAAAGTTGCCTGCCAGGCACCAGGAAAGCCAGGCGAAAGGGTGAACCAATTTGCTGTTTTGACTGCATACCCTGTGGCGAGGGAGAGATTAGCAATGAAACAG ACTCAATTGACTGTTTGAGATGTTCAAAGGAGATGTGGCCAAACCAAGCCAAAGACCAATGTATGCCAAAGACCCTGGAGTACCTGTCCTTTCAGGAACCCTTGGGGATAGTTCTCTGGGCTGTTTCAACCTTTGGAGCCTGTTTGAGTGCAGCGGTGCTTTGCGTATTTGTGATCTACAGACAGACCCCCGTCATCCGAGGGAACAACATGGAACTCAGTTTCTTGCTTCTCTTGTTCCTCTGTGCATGCTTTCTGAGTGGTCTAACATTCATTGGCAGGCCCACTAACTGGCTCTGCCAAATCAGATACACAGCCTTTGGAATCAGTTTTGCACTTTGCATCGCCTGCATCTTGGCTAAGACTGTGGTGGTTTTGATGGCTTTCAGGGCCACCCTTCCTGGCAGTAATGTCATGAAATGGTTTGGCCCAGCCCAACAGCGGCTTAGCCTCATActgtgctcttgtgttcaaGCACTGATCTGCATAATATGGCTTACAAGCAAACCTCCTTCTGCTGCCTATAACACTGAGTTTATGAGTGCTACTATAATTGTTGAGTGTAATGTGGGGTCTGAGATAGGTTTCTGGTGTGTGTTGGGATACATTGGCCTTTTGGCTTGCATGTgctttttaatagctttttttGCCAGGAAGCTTCCTGATAATTACAATGAGGCAAAATTTATCACATTTAGCTTACTCATCTTTTTTGCTGTGTGGATAACCTTCATCCCAGTTTATGTGAGCACTCGTGGAAAGTATATGGTTGCTGTTCATGTGTTTGCCA
- the LOC140575009 gene encoding extracellular calcium-sensing receptor-like yields the protein MSLAVEEINNNTDLLPNHTLGYRIFDSCATPVTAQRAVLAVLNDQKVAQSSACSSGGPLLAIIGESGSSQSIVVSRTMEPFRIPMISYFSTCSCLSDRKQFPTFFRVVPSDDYQVKAIAQLLRRFGWTWIGVVTEDHDYGRFALQGLKREIENTDICLAYHEMIPKDFRRERVLEILNVMRRSTARVVVVFSGEGEFYPFLREFMNQNITGIQWVASEAWVTASILAETYPFLAGTIGFAVRQGFVPGLREYLTTFNPQRYPSNILVQELWGALYGCSPFPSSTSNQLPLCTGQETLSKQHSAYMNTSSPRVTYNVYKAVHAIAYSLHNLFQCGPENGPFENSSCADINDIHPWQLQHYLQEVSFSVSGEHVNFDARGDSIPSYDLINWQKHANRDIEFVKVGLYDGARDAGKELVIEDQSVVWPGNQSKAPLSLCSDSCTPGFRKATRHGEPLCCFDCVPCDSGKISNQTDSIDCMACPEEYWSNTNGTACIPKIIEFLSHRDTMGIVLMVTAVVGSCLTIAVLAIFLRHRGTPIVRINNSELSFFILLSLTLCFLCALIFIGEPTSWSCMLRHTAFSITFSLCISCILGKTLVVLAAFTATRPGTNVMKWLGPVQQRIIIFSCTLVQMIICTAWLIASPPFPYRNTHYQRSKIILDCSVGSDLAFWCVLGYIGLLACVCFVLAFLARKLPGNFNEAKYITFSMLIFCAVWLAFVPAYVSSPGKFTTAVEIFAILASSFGLLLCLFAPKCYIILLKPEKNTKQHLMGKAIK from the exons ATGAGTCTTGCTGTAGAAGAGATCAATAACAATACAGACCTTTTGCCCAATCATACACTTGGCTACAGGATCTTTGACTCCTGTGCCACTCCGGTCACAGCTCAGAGGGCTGTCCTGGCTGTACTAAATGACCAAAAGGTTGCTCAGAGCTCAGCATGTTCTAGTGGGGGCCCTTTGCTTGCCATTATTGGAGaatctggttcttctcaatCCATTGTTGTTTCTAGAACAATGGAGCCTTTCAGAATACCTATG ATAAGCTACTTCTCAACCTGCTCCTGTCTCAGTGATCGAAAACAGTTCCCAACATTTTTCAGAGTAGTCCCAAGCGATGACTATCAAGTAAAAGCTATTGCACAACTATTAAGGAGATTTGGCTGGACATGGATCGGTGTGGTCACTGAAGACCATGATTATGGCAGGTTTGCTTTACAAGGTCTGAAGCGAGAGATAGAAAACACTGACATTTGTCTGGCCTATCATGAAATGATCCCCAAAGATTTTAGACGAGAGAGAGTCCTCGAGATCCTGAACGTGATGAGAAGGTCCACAGCTAGGGTGGTGGTTGTATTTTCAGGTGAAGGGGAATTTTACCCTTTTCTAAGAGAATTCATGAATCAAAACATCACAGGGATCCAGTGGGTAGCCAGCGAGGCCTGGGTCACAGCCTCAATATTAGCAGAAACGTACCCTTTCTTAGCTGGAACAATTGGATTCGCTGTGCGTCAAGGATTTGTGCCAGGGTTGAGAGAATATCTGACAACATTTAACCCACAGAGGTATCCCTCAAACATCCTAGTGCAGGAGCTGTGGGGGGCTCTTTATGGCTGCTCTCCCTTCCCCTCAAGCACTAGCAATCAGCTGCCCCTCTGTACAGGGCAGGAGACCCTGAGCAAGCAGCACTCAGCCTACATGAACACCTCCAGCCCTCGTGTTACTTATAATGTGTACAAAGCAGTGCATGCCATTGCCTACTCCCTACATAATCTCTTTCAGTGTGGGCCTGAAAATGGACCATTTGAGAATTCTTCATGTGCAGACATTAATGATATCCATCCATGGCAG CTTCAACATTACCTTCAGGAGGTGTCTTTCTCAGTCTCTGGTGAACATGTGAACTTCGATGCCAGAGGGGATTCAATTCCTTCCTATGATCTAATAAACTGGCAGAAACATGCGAATCGAGATATCGAATTTGTCAAAGTGGGTCTTTATGACGGAGCACGAGATGCAGGGAAAGAGCTGGTGATCGAGGATCAATCAGTTGTGTGGCCTGGCAATCAGAGCAAG gCCCCTTTATCTTTATGCAGTGACAGCTGCACTCCAGGATTTAGGAAGGCTACACGTCATGGGGAGCCTCTGTGCTGCTTTGACTGTGTACCATGTGACAGTGGCAAGATTAGTAATCAGACAG attCAATAGACTGCATGGCTTGTCCTGAGGAATACTGGTCCAATACCAATGGAACAGCATGTATCCCcaagatcattgagtttctctCCCATAGGGATACAATGGGAATTGTCCTTATGGTGACAGCCGTTGTAGGGTCATGTCTAACAATTGCTGTTTTGGCAATATTCTTACGCCATCGAGGAACTCCCATAGTGCGCATAAATAACTCAGAGCTGAGCTTCTTCATCCTGCTCTCTTTGACACTGTGCTTTCTGTGTGCATTGATCTTTATTGGAGAGCCCACGTCCTGGTCATGCATGCTGCGCCACACTGCTTTCAGCATCACCTTCTCCCTCTGCATCTCCTGCATCCTGGGCAAAACCTTAGTGGTTTTGGCTGCTTTCACAGCCACCCGGCCTGGAACCAATGTGATGAAATGGCTTGGACCTGTGCAACAGAGGATCATCATCTTTAGCTGTACGTTAGTCCAGATGATCATCTGTACTGCTTGGCTCATTGCCTCCCCTCCATTTccttacagaaacacacactatCAGCGCTCCAAGATTATTCTGGACTGCAGTGTGGGCTCTGACCTGGCCTTCTGGTGTGTGCTGGGCTACATTGGCCTtttggcctgtgtgtgttttgttttggccTTCCTGGCTCGCAAATTGCCTGGAAATTTTAATGAGGCTAAGTATATCACCTTTAGCATGTTGATATTTTGTGCAGTGTGGTTGGCATTTGTGCCTGCTTATGTCAGTTCACCTGGTAAATTTACTACTGCTGTTgaaatatttgctattttagCCTCTAGCTTTGGCCTCCTTTTGTGCTTATTTGCCCCAAAGTGTTACATTATTCTACTAAAACCAGAAAAGAACACCAAACAGCATCTAATGGGAAAAGCAATCAAATAA